Proteins encoded in a region of the Podarcis muralis chromosome 2, rPodMur119.hap1.1, whole genome shotgun sequence genome:
- the LOC114591413 gene encoding ovomucoid-like, whose product MKPGSFFLLTLMVFFLYSGAATEAINEREYCHGYPKGACTKEFNPHCGSDGITYDNKCIFCNAHIASGRVLRLRHLGKC is encoded by the exons ATGAAGCCAGGCAGCTTTTTCCTCCTCACTCTGATGGTCTTCTTTTTGTACTCAG GTGCTGCCACTGAAGCAATAAATGAACGA GAATATTGTCATGGGTATCCCAAAGGAGCATGCACCAAGGAGTTTAATCCCCACTGTGGCTCTGATGGCATCACCTATGACAACAAGTGTATTTTCTGCAATGCACATAT CGCAAGTGGAAGAGTACTGAGACTGAGGCACCTTGGAAAATGCTAA